From a region of the Spelaeicoccus albus genome:
- a CDS encoding class I SAM-dependent methyltransferase, translating to MPDAIFSHPRVAHVYDPLDPDRSDLNTYLDVVDEFEATAALDVGCGTGTLACCLAARELRVVGVDPARASVEVAQMKANADKVDWVVGIALDVAAVATYQGRFDLATMTANVAQVFLGDDEWHSNLKAIRSCLRPGGHLAFESRNPADRAWERWTKEQTRQLVEVDGEGPVEDWVQVTSVNDELVTFNSPTIFHADGQRVDSTSTLRFRTEEELRESLVRAGFADIEVRDLPYAPGRGWLIVAAAPDPERN from the coding sequence ATGCCTGACGCTATCTTTTCCCATCCGCGGGTGGCCCATGTCTACGATCCGCTCGATCCCGACCGAAGTGATCTGAACACTTACTTGGATGTCGTGGACGAATTCGAGGCTACGGCGGCCCTGGATGTGGGCTGCGGAACCGGAACGTTGGCCTGCTGCTTGGCGGCCCGCGAATTACGAGTAGTGGGGGTCGATCCCGCCCGAGCCTCGGTCGAAGTTGCACAGATGAAGGCCAATGCTGACAAAGTCGACTGGGTTGTAGGAATTGCGCTGGACGTTGCCGCAGTGGCGACCTACCAGGGACGATTCGACCTGGCCACGATGACCGCCAATGTGGCCCAGGTCTTCCTCGGTGACGATGAGTGGCACTCGAACCTGAAAGCAATCCGCTCTTGTTTGCGTCCTGGTGGACACCTCGCTTTCGAGAGTCGAAATCCCGCTGATCGCGCGTGGGAACGCTGGACGAAAGAGCAAACGCGTCAGCTTGTCGAAGTCGACGGAGAAGGCCCGGTCGAGGACTGGGTACAGGTAACCTCCGTGAACGACGAGTTAGTGACGTTTAATTCGCCCACGATCTTTCACGCTGATGGCCAGCGCGTTGACTCCACATCGACCCTGCGTTTCCGGACCGAGGAGGAACTACGAGAGTCGCTCGTTCGGGCAGGCTTTGCAGATATCGAAGTTCGGGATCTTCCCTATGCGCCCGGCCGCGGTTGGCTGATTGTTGCGGCGGCGCCTGACCCGGAGAGGAATTGA
- a CDS encoding alpha/beta fold hydrolase — MPERYFETFGDGEPTTLFAHGFGGSIRDTRPFGTGVHGSKTFMHFRGHGGRPAPHEPWTYAGLAGELRETADAVGATRALGVSMGAGALARVLSETPDRFDKAAFVLPAALDARRGAEERALSAERMRHVAALAANGDVAAVRAELAAREPAPVRDLPAAQAWLTHRAELLVTTDAKYGLNLPGEVAVDDIESLAAVDVPTLVLTHEGDEAHPVSVAEAYAAALPQAKLIVLPAGSILWLGRSEVRSAIQGFFNDG, encoded by the coding sequence ATGCCGGAGAGGTACTTCGAGACCTTTGGCGACGGCGAGCCGACAACTCTTTTCGCGCACGGATTCGGCGGGTCGATACGCGATACGCGGCCGTTCGGTACCGGCGTGCACGGCAGCAAAACCTTCATGCATTTCCGCGGCCACGGCGGTCGTCCGGCACCGCACGAGCCGTGGACCTACGCCGGGCTGGCCGGTGAGCTGCGCGAGACCGCGGACGCCGTCGGTGCGACCCGGGCGCTCGGAGTCTCGATGGGAGCCGGCGCCCTGGCGCGCGTGCTCAGTGAGACGCCCGACCGGTTCGACAAGGCCGCGTTCGTACTTCCGGCAGCCTTGGACGCGCGCCGCGGAGCCGAGGAGCGGGCGCTGTCGGCCGAACGGATGCGGCACGTAGCGGCACTTGCCGCGAACGGCGACGTCGCAGCCGTGCGCGCCGAACTCGCTGCCCGCGAACCGGCACCGGTGCGCGATTTGCCGGCGGCGCAGGCATGGCTGACGCACCGTGCCGAACTGCTCGTGACCACCGACGCCAAATACGGGCTGAACCTGCCCGGCGAGGTCGCTGTCGACGATATCGAGTCATTGGCGGCCGTGGACGTGCCGACGCTCGTCCTCACCCACGAAGGCGACGAAGCGCATCCCGTGTCGGTGGCCGAGGCCTACGCTGCGGCGCTGCCGCAAGCGAAGCTGATAGTGCTGCCGGCCGGATCGATCCTGTGGCTCGGACGCAGCGAGGTGCGCAGCGCTATCCAAGGATTCTTCAATGACGGTTGA
- a CDS encoding response regulator transcription factor: MSRILVVEDEESIADPLAYLLGKEGFDVSVAADGLDALTQFDRRGADLVLLDLMLPGMSGTDVCREIRAASTVPIIMLTAKDSEIDKVVGLELGADDYVTKPYSSRELIARIRAVLRRRTDSVDAADSSVEVSGVKVDVERHVASIRGSDVAMPLKEFELLELLLRNAGRVLTRGQLIDRVWGEDYVGDTKTLDVHIKRIRGKVEVDPAVPRHVVTVRGLGYKFEP; the protein is encoded by the coding sequence GTGAGCAGAATACTTGTAGTCGAAGACGAAGAATCGATAGCCGATCCGTTGGCGTACCTGCTCGGCAAGGAAGGGTTCGACGTGAGCGTCGCCGCGGACGGCTTGGATGCGCTGACGCAGTTCGACAGGCGCGGCGCCGACCTCGTGCTCCTCGACCTGATGCTGCCGGGCATGTCCGGCACCGACGTGTGCCGGGAGATCCGCGCCGCATCGACGGTGCCGATCATCATGCTCACGGCCAAGGACTCGGAGATCGACAAGGTGGTCGGGCTCGAACTGGGTGCCGACGACTATGTGACGAAGCCGTATTCGAGCCGCGAACTGATTGCACGGATCCGAGCAGTGCTTCGACGGCGTACCGACTCGGTCGACGCGGCCGACTCGTCGGTGGAGGTATCAGGCGTGAAGGTGGACGTCGAAAGGCATGTGGCGAGCATTCGCGGTTCCGACGTGGCGATGCCGCTGAAGGAGTTCGAACTGCTCGAACTGCTGCTACGCAACGCGGGCCGCGTGCTCACGCGCGGACAACTGATCGACAGGGTGTGGGGCGAAGACTACGTTGGCGACACGAAAACCCTCGACGTGCACATCAAACGAATTCGCGGCAAGGTCGAAGTCGACCCTGCCGTGCCCCGGCACGTGGTGACGGTCCGGGGTCTCGGATACAAGTTCGAACCCTAG
- a CDS encoding glycosyltransferase, producing the protein MTVERAIDSVVMLSLHTSPLVQPGSGDAGGLNVYVRELARQLAGRGVTVDIYTLDVDDSRGDVIDVAPGLRVHQLAAAGPGRITRDDFDAGDLAARLAAEPAVQRACVVHSHYWLSGVVALELRRMIGMPIVHTMHTMAKVKYRDFNHAGEHVERVGAEDALARRACLIANTEREARDLVNLYGADPERVEVVHPGVNHDVFTPGDAAAARRRLGLTGRDLIVLVVGRIQHLKGADVVIDALAVLASRSPGLARRVAAVMIGGDSGGRGQGIAGLTRQAAACGVSDAVMFAEPVRPSILVDWYRAADVVAVPSRSESFGLVAAEAEASGTPVIAADIGGLSELVDDGVSGVLVGGHDPSDWAEALSRVLGNAELRARMGRAAPVTVAKFDWSRTADETMHVYGTARECNERGAFEEIGGRSG; encoded by the coding sequence ATGACGGTTGAGCGCGCCATCGACAGCGTCGTCATGCTCTCGCTGCATACCTCGCCGCTGGTGCAGCCCGGCTCCGGGGACGCGGGCGGACTCAACGTGTACGTGCGCGAGCTGGCCCGGCAATTGGCCGGCCGCGGGGTCACCGTCGACATCTACACGCTCGACGTCGACGACTCCCGCGGCGACGTGATCGACGTCGCCCCCGGCCTGCGCGTGCACCAGCTGGCCGCTGCGGGGCCCGGCAGGATCACGCGGGACGATTTCGATGCCGGCGACCTGGCGGCCCGGTTGGCGGCCGAACCGGCAGTGCAGCGGGCGTGCGTCGTCCATTCGCATTACTGGCTCAGCGGCGTCGTCGCGCTCGAATTGAGGCGGATGATCGGCATGCCGATCGTGCATACCATGCACACCATGGCCAAGGTGAAATATCGCGATTTCAACCACGCCGGCGAACACGTCGAACGGGTCGGCGCGGAAGACGCACTTGCCCGCCGCGCGTGTCTGATCGCCAATACCGAACGTGAAGCACGCGACCTCGTCAACCTGTACGGGGCCGACCCGGAACGCGTCGAAGTGGTGCACCCCGGCGTCAACCACGACGTCTTCACACCGGGCGACGCTGCGGCGGCCCGCCGGCGTCTGGGGCTGACCGGCCGCGACCTGATCGTGCTGGTCGTCGGCAGGATCCAGCATCTCAAGGGCGCGGACGTCGTCATTGACGCGCTTGCCGTGCTTGCGTCCCGGTCGCCCGGGCTGGCCCGGCGCGTGGCGGCCGTGATGATCGGCGGTGACAGCGGCGGCCGCGGTCAGGGCATTGCCGGTCTGACCAGGCAGGCCGCCGCGTGCGGGGTGTCGGACGCCGTCATGTTCGCCGAGCCGGTGCGCCCGTCGATCCTTGTCGACTGGTACCGGGCCGCGGACGTCGTGGCAGTGCCCTCGCGCAGTGAATCGTTCGGCCTTGTCGCGGCCGAAGCCGAAGCGTCCGGCACACCCGTCATCGCCGCCGATATCGGCGGTTTGAGCGAACTGGTGGACGACGGCGTCAGCGGTGTCCTGGTCGGCGGGCACGATCCGTCGGACTGGGCGGAGGCGTTGAGCCGCGTCCTCGGCAATGCCGAATTGCGAGCCCGAATGGGGCGGGCAGCTCCCGTCACGGTTGCCAAATTCGACTGGTCGCGCACCGCCGATGAAACCATGCACGTGTACGGAACCGCGCGCGAATGCAATGAGCGTGGCGCATTTGAAGAGATCGGGGGACGAAGTGGCTGA
- a CDS encoding CarD family transcriptional regulator: MTFQVGETVVYPHHGAALIEEIKTRSVKGEDKLYLKLKVAQGDLTIEVPADNCDLVGVRDVVGQDGLDRVFDVLRAEFTEEPTNWSRRYKANLEKLASGDVIKVAEVVRDLWRRDQDRGLSAGEKRMLSKARQILVSELALAEKTEEEKAEAILDEVLAS; this comes from the coding sequence ATGACTTTTCAGGTCGGAGAAACTGTTGTCTACCCTCACCACGGGGCAGCGCTCATCGAAGAAATCAAGACCCGCAGTGTCAAGGGCGAAGATAAATTATATTTGAAGCTGAAAGTAGCGCAGGGTGATCTGACCATTGAGGTCCCCGCCGATAATTGCGACCTCGTCGGTGTCCGCGACGTCGTCGGACAGGACGGGCTCGACCGCGTCTTTGACGTGTTGCGTGCCGAGTTCACCGAAGAGCCGACCAACTGGTCCAGGCGGTATAAGGCCAATCTGGAGAAGCTCGCATCGGGCGATGTCATCAAGGTAGCCGAGGTCGTCCGCGATCTGTGGCGCCGTGATCAGGATCGAGGACTGTCGGCCGGCGAAAAGCGGATGCTGTCGAAGGCCCGGCAGATCCTGGTATCCGAGCTGGCGCTTGCCGAGAAGACCGAAGAAGAAAAGGCCGAAGCCATCCTGGACGAGGTTCTCGCCTCCTGA
- a CDS encoding phosphoglyceromutase — protein sequence MADNSSRTLILLRHGESDWNLKNLFTGWVDVPLTDTGRDEGRRAGELLAADGLLPDVVHTSRLQRAIATANITLDTAGRSWIDVHRSWRLNERHYGALQGKNKKETKEQFGEEQFMLWRRSYDTPPPELDDSSEFSQADDPRYANLLDALPRTECLKDVVHRMLPYWFDHLVPDLQAGRTVLVVAHGNSLRALVKHLDGISDADIAGLNIPTGIPLVYQLDADCRPIGEGTYLDPEAAESAAAAVANQGR from the coding sequence ATGGCTGACAATTCCTCGCGAACCTTGATTCTGCTCCGCCACGGCGAGAGCGACTGGAACTTGAAGAACCTCTTCACCGGATGGGTCGACGTGCCGTTGACCGACACCGGCCGCGACGAAGGACGCCGCGCCGGAGAGCTACTGGCCGCCGACGGGTTGCTGCCCGACGTCGTCCACACCTCCAGGCTGCAGCGCGCCATCGCGACGGCGAACATCACCCTTGACACGGCCGGGCGGTCCTGGATCGACGTCCATCGTTCCTGGCGACTGAACGAGCGCCATTACGGTGCCTTGCAGGGCAAGAACAAGAAGGAGACGAAGGAACAGTTCGGCGAGGAACAGTTCATGCTGTGGCGCCGCTCCTACGACACTCCGCCGCCCGAACTCGACGATTCGAGCGAGTTCTCGCAGGCGGACGATCCGCGGTATGCGAATCTGCTCGACGCGCTGCCGCGCACCGAATGTCTCAAGGACGTCGTGCACCGCATGCTGCCGTACTGGTTCGACCACCTGGTGCCCGATTTGCAAGCGGGCAGGACGGTGCTCGTTGTGGCGCACGGAAATTCGCTGCGGGCTCTCGTGAAGCATCTCGACGGCATCAGCGACGCCGATATCGCCGGGCTCAACATCCCGACGGGCATCCCGTTGGTGTACCAGCTGGACGCCGATTGCCGTCCGATCGGCGAAGGTACCTATCTCGATCCGGAGGCCGCCGAATCGGCCGCGGCCGCGGTGGCGAATCAGGGCCGCTGA
- a CDS encoding recombinase family protein, with product MSELTVGYARCSTDKQDLTAQNDALKALGIKPERIYVDHGLTGRNRNRAGLREALAACRAGDTFFVTKLDRLARSVRDAHEIADDLAEREVKLSIGGSVHDPTDPIGKLLFNVLAMGAEFKADLIRSRTRERMKVAKARGRLRGKQPKLTAKQEAHLGKLHATGDYSKRELAELFSVGKSTVYRAIERAQRKTAGAGGPSIICAVNF from the coding sequence ATGTCTGAATTAACGGTCGGCTACGCACGATGCTCCACGGACAAGCAAGATCTCACCGCCCAAAACGACGCGTTGAAGGCGCTTGGGATCAAGCCGGAGCGAATTTATGTTGACCATGGGCTGACTGGTAGAAATAGGAACCGCGCTGGCTTGCGTGAAGCACTGGCAGCGTGCCGTGCCGGGGACACGTTCTTCGTTACCAAACTCGACCGCCTGGCCCGCTCTGTTCGCGATGCCCACGAAATTGCCGATGACCTCGCCGAGAGGGAAGTGAAACTCAGCATCGGCGGGTCGGTCCATGACCCGACTGATCCCATCGGAAAACTACTGTTCAACGTCTTAGCGATGGGCGCCGAGTTCAAAGCCGACCTTATTCGATCCCGGACTCGCGAGAGAATGAAAGTCGCCAAGGCCAGAGGCCGACTACGTGGCAAGCAGCCGAAACTCACGGCCAAGCAGGAAGCACACTTGGGTAAATTGCATGCCACGGGCGATTACAGCAAGCGTGAGCTGGCCGAGCTATTTTCCGTTGGAAAATCTACGGTCTACCGCGCTATCGAGCGAGCGCAACGGAAAACGGCCGGTGCCGGCGGTCCCTCAATCATCTGTGCAGTCAACTTTTGA
- the ispD gene encoding 2-C-methyl-D-erythritol 4-phosphate cytidylyltransferase — translation MGVIVVAAGFGTRLGAGMPKALVEIDGEPMIVRAVRNAAAAGCTGTIVVVAPDGHLEQFAALVGQRPIIVAGGAERTNSVAAGLAALPPDIEIVLVHDAARAGAPPELFDAVAQAVCSGPDAVVPGLPVPDTIKYVDADGTVTDTPDRAFLRAVQTPQGFRRAALERAHRSGRSATDDAALVERLGGRSVVIDGDLRAMKVTTRADLDAVERLVAHESAGPTTPQTQRKCTT, via the coding sequence GTGGGCGTCATTGTCGTTGCCGCCGGCTTCGGCACGCGCCTCGGCGCCGGAATGCCGAAGGCGCTCGTCGAGATCGACGGTGAGCCGATGATCGTGCGGGCGGTACGCAACGCCGCGGCGGCCGGCTGCACCGGCACCATCGTGGTGGTGGCGCCCGATGGACACCTCGAGCAGTTCGCCGCCCTGGTGGGGCAGCGGCCGATCATCGTCGCCGGCGGTGCCGAGCGGACGAATTCGGTGGCGGCCGGTCTGGCCGCACTTCCGCCGGACATCGAGATCGTGCTGGTGCACGACGCCGCCCGGGCCGGCGCGCCGCCCGAACTCTTCGACGCCGTTGCGCAGGCCGTTTGCAGCGGGCCGGACGCCGTCGTCCCGGGGTTGCCCGTGCCGGACACCATCAAGTACGTGGACGCCGACGGCACCGTGACCGACACCCCCGATCGCGCATTCCTGCGTGCCGTGCAAACGCCGCAAGGTTTCCGTCGCGCCGCGCTGGAACGCGCCCACCGCTCCGGCCGATCCGCCACCGACGATGCCGCGCTCGTCGAACGACTCGGCGGACGCTCGGTGGTGATCGACGGCGACCTGCGGGCCATGAAGGTGACGACCCGTGCCGATTTGGACGCCGTCGAACGGCTGGTGGCACACGAGTCGGCCGGCCCGA
- a CDS encoding GNAT family N-acetyltransferase: MRCSLYCRCMPVPNIRVLKSLSDTDIEAVSQLLPQLSRSAIFDRNRLEAIIEHDATELIVASIDDEIVGMATLVTFPLPTGLRGHVEDVVVDADHRGSGIARLLLETMTKAARERGLRTLDLTTRPSRESALRVYESMGFERRETNALRYTTAEAPR, translated from the coding sequence ATGCGCTGCTCCCTATATTGTCGCTGTATGCCTGTCCCGAACATACGTGTCCTTAAATCACTCAGCGACACTGACATCGAAGCGGTCTCGCAGCTGCTGCCGCAATTGTCCCGGTCTGCGATATTCGACCGGAACCGGCTCGAAGCGATCATCGAACACGACGCGACAGAGTTGATCGTCGCATCAATCGATGACGAGATCGTGGGTATGGCCACTCTTGTGACGTTTCCTCTGCCTACCGGTCTGCGCGGCCATGTTGAGGATGTCGTCGTCGACGCCGACCACCGCGGGTCCGGGATCGCACGCCTCCTATTGGAAACTATGACAAAGGCCGCACGCGAGCGTGGGTTACGAACTCTCGATCTCACGACTCGACCTTCGCGGGAGTCGGCACTTAGGGTTTATGAGTCAATGGGGTTCGAACGACGTGAGACAAACGCACTGCGCTACACCACCGCAGAAGCACCCCGTTGA
- a CDS encoding sensor histidine kinase, translating into MDVSVVAIVFGALGLVVGLAAVLAFQFSKPRDTTGDVGPAVPDGISEVLAVLPSAAIVVDAGIDVVKASPAAYSFGLVKAHAVTHSRLDEAARVVQASGLIEEFDVEVPRHAGNRYRSLHVRVAPLGSYYVLILCDDFTEARRVEEIRRDFVANVSHELKTPVGAISLLSEAIAGSPDDADAVRRFSGKIAQESSRLTALVQEIIDLSRLQDTAGADDEPVDARDVMSEAAARCRFAADGKDVRLRIEPGDTYCVRGSRELLITAVKNLIDNAVAYSPEHTVVDLWMTGDGDTVRLSVTDQGIGLADEETERIFERFYRVDTARSRSTGGTGLGLSIVKHVAMSHGGSVRVKSAPGAGSTFTLVLPLDAGASPAPDDASNDVPDDVPASATRYPNEG; encoded by the coding sequence GTGGACGTGTCTGTGGTCGCCATCGTGTTCGGCGCGCTCGGCCTTGTCGTGGGCCTGGCCGCCGTCCTGGCGTTCCAATTCTCGAAACCGCGAGACACCACCGGCGACGTCGGCCCGGCAGTGCCCGACGGCATCAGCGAGGTGCTTGCCGTGCTGCCGTCGGCGGCGATAGTCGTCGATGCCGGTATCGACGTCGTCAAGGCGAGCCCTGCCGCGTACTCCTTCGGCTTGGTCAAAGCGCACGCAGTCACGCATTCCCGGCTCGACGAAGCCGCCCGGGTCGTGCAAGCGTCCGGCCTGATCGAGGAATTCGACGTCGAAGTGCCGCGGCATGCCGGCAACCGGTACCGGTCGTTGCACGTGCGCGTTGCGCCGTTGGGCTCGTACTACGTGCTCATCCTGTGCGACGATTTCACCGAGGCCAGGCGGGTTGAGGAAATCCGTCGCGATTTCGTGGCAAACGTCTCGCACGAGTTGAAGACTCCGGTCGGTGCGATTTCACTGTTGTCCGAAGCGATCGCCGGTTCGCCGGACGACGCGGACGCCGTCCGACGCTTCAGCGGCAAGATCGCGCAGGAATCGTCCAGGCTGACGGCTCTCGTGCAAGAGATCATCGACCTGTCCAGGCTGCAGGACACCGCGGGGGCCGACGACGAGCCGGTCGATGCGCGCGACGTGATGAGCGAGGCGGCGGCACGTTGTCGCTTTGCCGCCGACGGAAAGGATGTGCGGTTGCGCATCGAGCCCGGTGACACGTACTGCGTGCGCGGCAGCCGCGAATTGCTCATCACGGCCGTGAAGAACTTGATCGACAACGCAGTGGCTTATTCGCCGGAACATACTGTCGTCGATCTGTGGATGACCGGCGACGGCGACACCGTCCGGTTGTCGGTGACCGATCAAGGCATCGGGCTGGCCGACGAAGAGACGGAACGCATCTTCGAACGCTTTTACCGCGTCGATACGGCCCGTTCCCGCTCGACCGGCGGCACCGGCCTGGGGCTGAGCATCGTCAAACACGTGGCGATGAGCCATGGCGGCAGCGTGCGCGTGAAAAGCGCGCCGGGCGCCGGGTCCACATTCACGTTGGTGCTCCCGCTGGACGCCGGCGCCTCGCCCGCGCCGGACGACGCGTCAAACGATGTGCCGGACGACGTGCCGGCATCCGCCACCCGCTACCCGAACGAAGGATAG
- a CDS encoding YbjN domain-containing protein → MADNVSEQPGPINRALRVLEDWADDAGVDAERADANLVAVQLPGEKKLATTVAVKFGEYSVRALAFVVRHPDERTADVHSWLLQRNARLHGAAFMIDSLGDIYLVAELPIAAFDDAACDKLMGHLLATADESFNELLALGFLSSMKREWQWRLSRGESTRNLDAFAHLLSGDE, encoded by the coding sequence GTGGCTGACAACGTTTCGGAGCAACCGGGCCCGATAAATCGGGCATTGCGGGTGCTGGAGGACTGGGCGGACGACGCCGGCGTCGATGCCGAACGGGCCGATGCGAATTTGGTAGCCGTGCAATTGCCCGGCGAAAAGAAGCTCGCCACGACCGTCGCGGTCAAGTTCGGCGAATATTCGGTCCGTGCGCTGGCGTTCGTGGTGCGGCACCCGGATGAGCGGACCGCCGACGTGCACTCGTGGCTGTTGCAGCGAAATGCGCGGCTGCACGGGGCCGCATTCATGATTGATTCGCTCGGCGACATCTACCTGGTTGCCGAGCTGCCGATCGCCGCCTTCGACGATGCCGCATGCGACAAGCTGATGGGCCATCTGCTGGCCACGGCCGACGAGTCGTTCAACGAACTGCTTGCGCTGGGGTTCTTGTCGTCGATGAAGCGGGAATGGCAGTGGCGGCTCTCGCGTGGGGAGTCCACTCGCAACCTCGACGCGTTTGCCCACCTGCTGTCCGGCGACGAATAG
- a CDS encoding TetR/AcrR family transcriptional regulator: MTRELSPPPIWSLPAPPKRRRDLSRDEIVRAAIAIANAGGAEAVTMRAVAARLGSSAPMSLYRYVRNKDGLVDLMLDAAMAEVRTPSESVVDWREGLARLARSMWEMTKQHRWYARLVHTRPPAGPNACRIHEYVLTVFADLGVGLQTASDFYLLINRHVIGLALQYADTAYVQSDADLTVDEIRQTARSWWGQMDTESPYPHLQQLMRRFLDEHNPTDGWAGPDTQLEIGLGCLLDGIANRIGNPG; encoded by the coding sequence GTGACACGTGAACTCTCGCCACCGCCGATCTGGTCGTTACCCGCTCCACCGAAACGTCGCCGAGACTTAAGCCGCGACGAGATCGTCCGCGCCGCGATTGCCATCGCCAACGCCGGCGGGGCGGAGGCCGTCACCATGCGGGCAGTTGCTGCCCGGCTCGGCTCCTCGGCTCCGATGTCGCTCTACCGCTATGTCCGCAACAAAGACGGCTTGGTCGATCTGATGCTCGACGCCGCCATGGCAGAAGTTCGGACGCCGTCCGAAAGTGTCGTTGATTGGCGCGAAGGTCTGGCTCGCCTTGCGCGCTCCATGTGGGAGATGACCAAGCAGCATCGCTGGTATGCCCGGCTCGTCCACACGCGTCCGCCCGCCGGACCGAATGCTTGCCGGATACACGAGTACGTTCTCACCGTTTTTGCCGATCTCGGTGTCGGCCTGCAGACAGCATCGGATTTCTACCTGCTCATCAATCGCCACGTCATCGGACTTGCACTCCAATATGCCGACACGGCATACGTGCAGTCCGACGCCGATCTCACGGTGGACGAGATCCGACAAACGGCACGCTCCTGGTGGGGACAAATGGACACCGAAAGCCCTTACCCACACCTGCAGCAACTCATGCGTCGGTTCCTTGATGAGCACAATCCAACCGACGGATGGGCCGGCCCGGATACGCAACTCGAGATCGGACTCGGGTGCCTACTCGACGGCATCGCCAACCGAATCGGCAATCCCGGCTAG
- a CDS encoding DUF2516 family protein: MIGIIQAYLLLALSLVALGMELFALVEAARHSGDSFERAGKRTKTFWVSILAGATFVGVLALPLFVGIMPYWINVIAVVFAGVFLADVRPAIRINGPGRTKRTGPYGGW, from the coding sequence GTGATTGGGATTATTCAGGCCTACCTGCTGCTGGCGTTATCGCTCGTCGCACTCGGCATGGAACTGTTCGCTCTCGTCGAGGCTGCTCGGCACAGCGGCGACAGTTTTGAACGGGCCGGAAAGCGCACCAAGACATTCTGGGTGTCGATCCTGGCCGGCGCAACATTCGTCGGCGTCCTGGCCCTGCCGCTCTTCGTCGGCATCATGCCGTACTGGATCAACGTCATCGCCGTGGTCTTTGCCGGCGTCTTCCTTGCCGATGTGCGCCCGGCGATCCGAATCAATGGCCCCGGGCGCACCAAGCGAACCGGGCCGTACGGCGGCTGGTAA